From Candidatus Methylacidithermus pantelleriae, one genomic window encodes:
- a CDS encoding class I adenylate-forming enzyme family protein, with the protein MRAPTSLPESSPLWDLWLQTARRFPKETAMFEADSKETRTFQELTEEAWAMARSVPDLPPGSSFAYYEPNGIAWIRAFLACQARGWVALPLDSTVPEPARAKEASSLGAHYLWQQNSLLPLRAEGPLQKNVLLAKVSSGTTGKPRVVHLRPENLLAEGCQLLTSMGLKREDRNLGIIPMGHSYGIGNLVLPLILSGIPLVCAQTFVPSQIPKWIRDYAITVFPAVPVIFRALSELATPQDLSPLRLAISAGSPLSLEVARRFEKRFGLPLHNFYGTTEAGGVAYDPSGEAASQRGAVGRPVVGVIVDISSQGRIRVKSRAAFGRYRWLTLPDLGRWNALGELELIGRMGQLVNVAGRKVGPAEVEAVLRSLPGVTDAWVGVEKRNDAAVLVGAVETSLSVEAVLDLLRERLPAWKIPRCLLSLKEFPRTARGKIALSRLKEEFRKVEPGWSKPQSAAG; encoded by the coding sequence ATGCGTGCACCCACTTCGCTTCCCGAGTCAAGCCCCTTGTGGGACCTCTGGCTTCAGACTGCCCGGCGCTTTCCCAAAGAGACCGCAATGTTCGAAGCTGATAGCAAGGAGACTCGGACGTTTCAGGAATTAACTGAGGAAGCCTGGGCCATGGCGCGGTCAGTCCCGGATCTTCCCCCAGGCAGTTCTTTTGCGTATTACGAACCTAACGGTATTGCATGGATACGCGCGTTCCTCGCGTGCCAAGCTCGTGGCTGGGTGGCACTTCCCCTCGATTCGACGGTTCCCGAACCAGCTCGCGCCAAGGAAGCTAGCTCGCTTGGAGCTCACTACCTTTGGCAACAAAATTCGCTTTTGCCCTTGCGCGCGGAGGGTCCGCTCCAAAAAAATGTGCTCTTAGCAAAAGTAAGTTCAGGCACCACAGGCAAACCTCGTGTCGTCCACTTGCGCCCTGAGAATCTCCTAGCCGAAGGTTGCCAGCTATTGACGAGCATGGGACTCAAGAGGGAAGATCGAAATCTTGGGATTATCCCCATGGGGCACTCCTACGGAATCGGCAATCTTGTGTTGCCGTTAATCCTTTCGGGAATTCCCCTGGTTTGTGCCCAGACGTTTGTTCCCAGCCAGATTCCCAAATGGATCCGTGACTATGCCATTACCGTATTTCCTGCGGTTCCAGTGATCTTCCGGGCGCTCTCGGAACTGGCTACTCCGCAAGATCTTTCCCCTCTCCGGCTTGCGATTTCCGCCGGGTCCCCTCTTTCTTTGGAGGTGGCTCGCCGCTTTGAAAAGCGTTTCGGTCTTCCCCTCCACAATTTTTACGGGACTACGGAAGCAGGTGGGGTGGCTTACGATCCTTCTGGGGAGGCAGCCTCGCAAAGGGGAGCCGTTGGCAGACCCGTGGTTGGGGTGATCGTCGACATTTCTTCCCAGGGGCGGATCCGCGTGAAAAGTCGCGCCGCTTTCGGACGCTACCGCTGGTTAACTCTCCCAGACCTTGGCCGCTGGAACGCGTTGGGCGAGCTTGAACTCATCGGCCGGATGGGCCAGCTGGTCAACGTGGCGGGGCGAAAGGTGGGGCCGGCGGAGGTGGAGGCAGTTCTCCGAAGCTTGCCCGGCGTGACTGACGCGTGGGTGGGTGTGGAAAAAAGGAACGATGCAGCCGTTCTGGTGGGTGCAGTGGAAACATCCCTGTCCGTAGAGGCGGTGTTGGACCTGCTTCGAGAACGCCTTCCCGCGTGGAAAATTCCTAGGTGTTTACTCTCTCTTAAAGAGTTTCCCAGAACCGCTCGCGGGAAGATTGCCCTCAGCAGGCTCAAGGAGGAGTTTCGCAAGGTTGAACCTGGATGGTCAAAACCCCAATCTGCCGCAGGTTAA